A genomic segment from Streptomyces sp. NBC_00237 encodes:
- a CDS encoding NAD-dependent epimerase/dehydratase family protein, with protein MRVLLLGANGYLGRFVADRLLADPAVQLTALGRGDDADVRFDLATGSPGALTRFLDAVHPGVVVNCAGATRGGARDLTRHNTVAVATVCEALRRSGCGARLVQLGCAAEYGPSQPGSSTAEDAVPRPGGPYGVSKLAATELVLGSGLDAVVLRVFSPVGPGTPAGSPLGRLAEAMRRAMQSGDGELKLSGLGVQRDFVDVRDVARAVHAASLSAAQGVVNIGTGRAVRLRDAAAVLARVAGYGGALHELDAPSGYSSSAAASAAVRNGGVPTIGAPRSSDALTEHLGAAPYPYPDGCGSWQQADVRTARDRLGWRPRINLEESLADIWMEAACRI; from the coding sequence ATGAGGGTTCTCCTGCTCGGTGCCAACGGCTACCTCGGCCGCTTCGTCGCGGACCGGCTCCTCGCCGACCCCGCAGTCCAGCTCACCGCCCTCGGCCGGGGCGACGACGCCGACGTCCGCTTCGACCTCGCCACCGGCAGCCCCGGAGCCCTGACCCGGTTCCTGGACGCCGTGCACCCCGGCGTCGTCGTCAACTGCGCCGGAGCCACCCGGGGCGGCGCACGCGACCTCACCCGGCACAACACCGTCGCCGTCGCCACGGTCTGCGAGGCCCTCCGCCGCAGCGGCTGCGGGGCCCGCCTCGTCCAGCTCGGCTGTGCCGCCGAGTACGGGCCGTCCCAGCCTGGCTCCTCCACCGCCGAGGACGCCGTACCGCGCCCCGGAGGACCGTACGGAGTCAGCAAACTGGCGGCCACCGAGCTGGTCCTCGGCTCGGGGCTGGACGCCGTCGTGCTGCGCGTGTTCTCACCGGTAGGGCCCGGCACGCCCGCCGGATCGCCGCTCGGCCGCCTCGCCGAAGCGATGCGCAGGGCCATGCAGTCCGGCGACGGCGAGCTGAAGCTCTCCGGCCTCGGCGTGCAGCGCGACTTCGTCGACGTACGGGACGTGGCGCGCGCCGTGCACGCCGCTTCCCTGTCCGCCGCGCAGGGCGTCGTGAACATCGGCACCGGGCGCGCGGTACGGCTGCGCGACGCCGCCGCCGTCCTCGCCCGGGTCGCCGGATACGGCGGCGCCCTGCACGAACTGGACGCCCCCAGCGGGTACTCCAGCTCCGCCGCCGCCAGCGCGGCCGTCCGTAACGGAGGGGTACCGACCATCGGGGCTCCCCGTTCGTCGGACGCCCTCACCGAGCACCTCGGGGCGGCCCCGTACCCGTACCCCGACGGCTGCGGCAGCTGGCAGCAGGCCGACGTGCGCACCGCCCGCGACCGGCTGGGCTGGCGGCCCCGGATCAACCTGGAGGAATCGCTCGCGGACATCTGGATGGAGGCGGCGTGCCGCATCTGA
- a CDS encoding DUF3492 domain-containing protein: MRIGLLTEGGYPYATGESRFWCDRLVRGLARHEFDLYALSRSADQEEQGWLELPPQVQRVRTAPLWAPEADFRTSHGRLGARAYGRRERRRFDEHFGELVSAVCVGEAVGGGPSGEGPSAAERFSTGLYGLAELAREKGGLHTALRSERAVRALERACRAPGAPRVVQIAKVPDYLAFADFLERALRPLSLDWYDTGEGGLGAVDLCHAASGGTAALPGLLAKRFFGVPLLVTEYGVQLRAHYLAAQEAELSASVRTLLAAFQGLLAAEVYAQAAVITPGNTHARRWQERCGADRAKLRTVYPGMEAGRFAAVGEAASRGGPQEAGDGTLVWVGRVDPAKDLVALLHAFAAVHRAEPDTRLRIVAAPVGDDDRTGRGYLAHCRALAAQLFPDEAADAFAVGECPVTFEELGGPGVAELADAYAAGSVVVLSSVVEGFPIGLVEAMFCGRATVSTDVGAVVEVIGGTGLVVPPRNPRALADACLALLRDPERRARLGAAGRARALELFTVEQNLAAFRGIYLELVSHCPVRRETQDADPLPFEFPAEAYVPGTWAGGSGGPLDLGSCAPLAVGRAPDRHGEPLAAVAVLAEPDPLFADHLTDTTGPVREAGS, encoded by the coding sequence GTGCGGATCGGACTGCTTACGGAAGGTGGTTACCCGTATGCGACGGGTGAATCCAGGTTCTGGTGCGACCGGCTTGTGCGCGGGCTCGCGCGGCACGAATTCGACCTCTACGCCCTGAGCCGCAGCGCGGACCAGGAGGAGCAGGGATGGCTGGAGCTGCCGCCGCAGGTGCAGCGGGTGCGGACCGCCCCTCTGTGGGCCCCGGAGGCCGACTTCAGGACCTCGCACGGACGGCTCGGCGCACGCGCCTACGGGCGGCGTGAACGACGCCGCTTCGACGAGCACTTCGGGGAGCTCGTCTCGGCCGTCTGTGTGGGGGAGGCCGTCGGCGGGGGGCCTTCCGGCGAGGGCCCTTCGGCGGCGGAGCGTTTCTCCACAGGGCTGTACGGACTGGCCGAACTCGCCCGTGAGAAAGGCGGGTTGCACACCGCGCTGCGTTCCGAACGCGCGGTGCGTGCGCTGGAGCGCGCCTGTCGTGCGCCGGGCGCACCCCGGGTCGTGCAGATCGCGAAGGTGCCCGACTACCTGGCCTTCGCGGACTTCCTGGAGCGTGCCCTGCGACCGCTGTCGCTCGACTGGTACGACACCGGGGAGGGCGGGCTCGGCGCCGTCGACCTGTGCCACGCGGCCTCGGGCGGGACGGCCGCGCTGCCGGGGCTGCTGGCCAAGCGCTTCTTCGGAGTGCCCCTGCTGGTCACCGAGTACGGAGTGCAGCTGCGGGCGCACTACCTGGCCGCGCAGGAGGCCGAGTTGAGTGCCTCCGTACGGACGCTGCTCGCTGCCTTCCAGGGACTGCTGGCGGCCGAGGTGTACGCCCAGGCCGCCGTGATCACCCCGGGCAACACGCACGCCAGGCGCTGGCAGGAGCGCTGTGGCGCGGACCGGGCCAAGCTGCGCACGGTGTACCCGGGGATGGAGGCGGGGCGGTTCGCGGCGGTCGGGGAGGCCGCTTCCCGCGGTGGGCCGCAGGAGGCCGGGGACGGCACGCTGGTCTGGGTGGGCCGGGTCGACCCCGCCAAGGACCTGGTGGCACTGCTGCACGCCTTCGCGGCCGTCCACAGGGCCGAGCCGGACACCCGGCTGCGGATCGTCGCCGCGCCGGTCGGGGACGACGACAGGACGGGCCGGGGCTACCTCGCGCACTGTCGGGCGCTGGCCGCCCAGCTCTTCCCCGACGAGGCGGCCGACGCCTTCGCGGTGGGGGAGTGCCCGGTCACCTTCGAGGAGCTCGGCGGGCCGGGGGTGGCGGAGCTGGCGGACGCGTACGCGGCGGGCTCCGTGGTCGTGCTCTCCAGCGTCGTCGAGGGATTCCCGATCGGCCTCGTCGAGGCGATGTTCTGCGGGCGGGCGACCGTCTCCACGGACGTCGGCGCGGTGGTCGAAGTCATCGGCGGTACGGGCCTGGTGGTGCCTCCGCGCAACCCCCGCGCCCTCGCGGACGCCTGCCTGGCACTGCTGCGCGACCCGGAGCGAAGGGCGCGCCTGGGCGCCGCCGGGCGTGCGCGGGCGCTCGAACTCTTCACCGTCGAGCAGAATCTCGCGGCATTTCGCGGCATTTACCTGGAGCTGGTTTCGCACTGCCCGGTGCGCAGGGAGACACAGGACGCGGATCCGCTGCCGTTCGAGTTCCCGGCGGAGGCGTACGTGCCGGGGACGTGGGCGGGCGGGAGCGGGGGGCCTCTCGACCTGGGGAGCTGCGCGCCCCTCGCCGTCGGGCGGGCACCGGACCGGCACGGGGAGCCGCTCGCCGCGGTGGCCGTCCTGGCCGAACCCGATCCGCTGTTCGCGGACCACCTGACCGACACCACAGGACCCGTACGGGAGGCAGGCTCATGA
- a CDS encoding DUF3152 domain-containing protein, which produces MGRHSRRGAAPKGADETPGIPGGGAASRGATGPTAASGSGRRRRGDTGAIPRVQGAGHSGAGVRDTGAAPRFQPRHLAGGPQPQVRQPQGRDPQVRGGHPEQREPGGGWGVTGTGTDIDTDTGSGRYGDWVGGPQGVTAYAPQQRLQEQEQEQEQERPRPPAGVGVGARVPLQRGPGQRAAGPRRDFVEAFEAPRVHPTAPRDVRDPYAAVTDWDEAEALVEGADDSDGTAPRAGRWLARTVIGVSAAAVTAALAVMVTGPQAESGDKSEAAGPHVADRDLAGGSSRDQDRTAPQGSEVKNAPATVLTYEQRMAQKLPMDADAKGPNAFDVVPGEDKAPGKGIKKTYRVEVEKNLGLDGKFFAEAVQKTLNDKRSWAGKGDMTFERVSDARADFVVTLASPVTTNIWCQKSDLETLSGNVSCDSARTERVMINAFRWAGGSPTFGDALLLPYRQMLINHEVGHRLRHNHEYCGKDGALAPVMMQQTKTLKTGDKVCRPNPWVHPEN; this is translated from the coding sequence GTGGGACGTCACAGTCGCCGAGGTGCCGCACCGAAGGGTGCCGACGAGACACCCGGCATACCCGGCGGCGGTGCCGCCTCCAGAGGTGCGACGGGTCCGACCGCCGCATCCGGCTCGGGGCGACGCCGCCGCGGCGACACGGGAGCGATACCGAGGGTCCAGGGTGCTGGACACTCCGGAGCCGGTGTCCGGGACACCGGGGCGGCACCGCGTTTCCAGCCGCGCCACCTCGCGGGAGGCCCGCAGCCGCAGGTACGGCAGCCGCAGGGACGGGACCCGCAGGTGCGGGGCGGGCACCCCGAGCAGCGTGAGCCGGGGGGCGGCTGGGGCGTCACCGGCACCGGCACCGACATCGACACCGACACCGGCAGCGGACGGTACGGCGACTGGGTCGGCGGGCCGCAGGGTGTCACGGCGTACGCGCCGCAGCAGCGGCTCCAGGAGCAGGAGCAGGAGCAGGAGCAGGAGCGGCCGAGGCCGCCCGCCGGTGTCGGCGTCGGGGCGCGCGTTCCGTTGCAGCGGGGTCCCGGACAGCGTGCCGCAGGCCCGCGCAGGGACTTCGTGGAGGCGTTCGAGGCACCGAGGGTGCACCCGACGGCGCCCCGTGACGTACGCGACCCCTACGCGGCCGTCACGGACTGGGACGAGGCCGAGGCCCTCGTGGAGGGTGCCGACGATTCCGACGGCACCGCACCCCGCGCGGGCCGCTGGCTGGCCCGCACGGTCATCGGCGTGTCCGCCGCCGCGGTGACGGCCGCCCTCGCGGTCATGGTGACCGGTCCGCAGGCGGAGTCCGGGGACAAGAGCGAGGCGGCCGGTCCGCACGTCGCCGACCGCGACCTCGCCGGCGGGTCCTCGCGCGACCAGGACCGCACCGCACCGCAGGGCAGCGAGGTGAAGAACGCCCCCGCCACTGTGCTGACGTACGAACAGCGCATGGCGCAGAAGCTGCCGATGGACGCCGACGCGAAGGGGCCGAACGCCTTCGACGTCGTGCCGGGCGAGGACAAGGCGCCCGGCAAGGGGATCAAGAAGACGTACCGCGTGGAGGTCGAGAAGAACCTCGGGCTCGACGGGAAGTTCTTCGCGGAGGCCGTCCAGAAGACGCTGAACGACAAGCGGAGCTGGGCCGGGAAGGGCGACATGACGTTCGAGCGGGTGTCCGACGCGCGCGCCGACTTCGTGGTGACGCTCGCCTCCCCGGTCACCACCAACATCTGGTGCCAGAAGTCGGACCTGGAGACGCTCTCCGGAAACGTCTCCTGCGACTCCGCGCGCACCGAACGCGTGATGATCAACGCCTTCCGGTGGGCCGGGGGCTCCCCGACCTTCGGCGACGCGCTGCTCCTCCCGTACCGGCAGATGCTCATCAACCACGAGGTCGGCCACCGGCTCAGGCACAACCACGAGTACTGCGGCAAGGACGGCGCGTTGGCGCCCGTCATGATGCAGCAGACGAAGACGCTGAAGACCGGCGACAAGGTGTGCAGGCCCAACCCGTGGGTGCATCCCGAGAACTGA
- a CDS encoding alpha/beta fold hydrolase, whose amino-acid sequence MSSTDLPESSTAAAPLPMVSAVRVAEGEELRSVALPGLTLTVRSRPPARPGLPPALYVHGLGGSSQNWSALMPLLDGVVDSEALDLPGFGDSPPPDDGNYSITGHARAVIRYLDASGRGPVHLLGNSMGGAVSTRVAAVRPDLVRTLTLVSPALPELRVQKTAVPTGLLAVPGVARLFAKLSSDWTAEQRTRGVTGLCYGDPTRVSEEGFRAAVAEMERRLELPYFWDAMTRSARGIVDAYTLGGQHGLWKQAQRVLAPTLLVYGGRDRLVSFRMARKAANAFRDSRLLALPDAGHVAMMEYPEAVAEAFLGLVQTETRS is encoded by the coding sequence ATGTCCTCGACCGATCTGCCGGAATCCAGCACCGCGGCCGCTCCGCTGCCGATGGTCAGTGCCGTCAGGGTCGCCGAAGGGGAGGAGCTGCGCTCCGTCGCCCTGCCGGGGCTGACGCTGACCGTCCGCTCCAGGCCCCCGGCGCGGCCGGGCCTGCCGCCCGCCCTGTACGTCCACGGGCTCGGCGGTTCCTCGCAGAACTGGTCGGCGCTGATGCCGCTGCTCGACGGCGTCGTCGACAGCGAGGCCCTGGACCTGCCGGGATTCGGTGACTCCCCGCCGCCCGACGACGGTAACTACTCGATCACCGGGCACGCGCGCGCCGTCATCCGCTACCTCGACGCGAGCGGACGCGGCCCCGTCCACCTCCTCGGCAACTCCATGGGCGGCGCGGTGTCGACACGTGTCGCCGCCGTCCGCCCCGACCTGGTGCGCACGCTGACCCTGGTGTCGCCCGCGCTGCCGGAGCTGCGGGTGCAGAAGACCGCCGTCCCCACCGGGCTGCTCGCGGTGCCGGGCGTGGCCCGGCTCTTCGCGAAGCTCAGCAGCGACTGGACGGCGGAGCAGCGCACCCGGGGAGTGACGGGGCTCTGTTACGGAGATCCCACGAGGGTGTCCGAGGAGGGCTTCCGCGCCGCCGTCGCCGAGATGGAGAGGCGGCTGGAGCTGCCGTACTTCTGGGACGCCATGACCCGTTCCGCGCGGGGCATCGTGGACGCTTACACCCTCGGTGGCCAGCACGGACTGTGGAAGCAGGCACAGAGGGTGCTCGCACCGACCCTGCTGGTGTACGGCGGGCGCGACCGGCTGGTGTCCTTCCGCATGGCGCGTAAGGCCGCGAACGCGTTCCGTGATTCCCGGCTCCTGGCTCTTCCGGATGCCGGGCATGTAGCGATGATGGAGTACCCCGAGGCGGTCGCAGAGGCGTTCCTGGGGCTCGTACAGACAGAAACTAGGAGCTGA
- a CDS encoding TetR/AcrR family transcriptional regulator translates to MTATEQTEAARPRGTRLPRRARRNQLLGAAQEVFVAQGYHAAAMDDIAERAGVSKPVLYQHFPGKLDLYLALLDQHCESLLQAVRTALASTSDNKLRVAATMDAYFAYVQDEGGAFRLVFESDLTNEPAVRERVDRVSLQCAEAISEVIAEDTGLSKDESMLLAVGLGGVSQVVARYWLSSGSTIPRDQAVQLLTSLAWRGIAGFPLHGTDQH, encoded by the coding sequence GTGACAGCCACCGAGCAGACAGAGGCGGCACGCCCGCGGGGCACCCGCCTGCCACGCCGAGCCCGACGCAACCAGCTCCTGGGCGCTGCCCAGGAAGTCTTCGTGGCGCAGGGTTACCACGCGGCCGCGATGGACGACATCGCCGAGCGCGCCGGAGTCAGCAAGCCGGTGCTCTACCAGCACTTCCCCGGCAAGCTGGATCTCTACCTGGCGCTGTTGGACCAGCACTGCGAGTCACTGCTTCAGGCGGTGCGCACGGCCCTGGCCTCGACGTCCGACAACAAGCTGCGCGTCGCCGCGACGATGGACGCCTACTTCGCGTACGTCCAGGACGAGGGCGGCGCCTTCCGGCTCGTCTTCGAGTCGGACCTGACGAACGAGCCCGCCGTGCGCGAGCGTGTGGACCGGGTCTCGCTCCAGTGCGCGGAGGCGATCAGCGAGGTCATCGCGGAGGACACCGGCCTGTCCAAGGACGAGTCGATGCTGCTGGCCGTCGGTCTGGGCGGAGTCTCCCAGGTGGTGGCGCGCTACTGGCTCTCCAGCGGCAGCACCATCCCCCGGGACCAGGCGGTGCAGCTCCTCACCTCGCTGGCCTGGCGCGGCATCGCGGGCTTCCCGTTGCACGGCACCGACCAGCACTGA
- a CDS encoding DUF3107 domain-containing protein, protein MEVKIGVQHAPREIVLESGQSAEEVERAVADALAGKAQLLSLNDEKGRKVLVPADRIAYVEIGEQAQRRVGFGAL, encoded by the coding sequence GTGGAGGTCAAGATCGGCGTGCAGCACGCACCCCGGGAGATCGTTCTGGAGAGCGGGCAGTCTGCCGAGGAGGTCGAGCGCGCGGTGGCCGACGCGCTGGCCGGCAAGGCACAGCTGCTCAGCCTGAACGACGAAAAGGGCCGCAAGGTCCTGGTGCCCGCGGACCGGATCGCCTACGTGGAGATCGGCGAGCAGGCGCAGCGTCGCGTGGGCTTCGGCGCCCTCTAG
- a CDS encoding ferritin-like fold-containing protein → METPDTPPDTPAEPTAAEAPAPTGIAAQDWATASVEPTYRDAVVDLLGALAYGELAAFERLAEDAKLAPTLGDKAELAKMASAEFHHFERLRDRLSAIDTEPTAAMEPFAKALDDFHRLTAPSDWLEGLVKAYVGDSIASDFYREVAARLDTDTRSLVLAVLDDTGHGNFAVEKVRAAIEADPRVGGRLALWARRLMGEALSQAQRVVAERDSLSTMLVGGVADGFDLAEVGRMFSRITEAHTKRMAALGLAA, encoded by the coding sequence ATGGAGACGCCTGACACCCCGCCGGACACCCCCGCCGAACCGACCGCCGCCGAAGCCCCCGCACCCACCGGAATCGCCGCCCAGGACTGGGCGACGGCCTCCGTCGAGCCGACCTACCGCGACGCCGTGGTCGACCTCCTCGGCGCCCTCGCGTACGGCGAACTGGCGGCCTTCGAGCGGCTCGCCGAGGACGCCAAGCTGGCGCCGACGCTGGGCGACAAGGCGGAGCTGGCGAAGATGGCCTCCGCCGAGTTCCACCACTTCGAGCGCCTGCGCGACCGCCTCTCGGCGATCGACACCGAGCCGACCGCCGCCATGGAGCCCTTCGCCAAGGCGCTGGACGACTTCCACCGGCTGACCGCCCCGTCGGACTGGCTGGAGGGCCTGGTCAAGGCGTATGTCGGCGACTCGATCGCCAGTGACTTCTACCGCGAGGTCGCCGCCCGCCTGGACACCGACACCCGCTCCCTGGTGCTCGCCGTCCTCGACGACACCGGGCACGGCAACTTCGCCGTCGAGAAGGTGCGCGCCGCCATCGAGGCCGACCCCCGCGTCGGCGGGCGGCTCGCACTGTGGGCGCGCCGTCTGATGGGCGAGGCCCTGTCGCAGGCGCAGCGCGTGGTCGCCGAGCGCGACTCGCTGTCGACCATGCTGGTGGGCGGTGTGGCGGACGGCTTCGACCTCGCGGAGGTCGGCCGGATGTTCTCCCGCATCACCGAGGCGCACACCAAGCGGATGGCCGCACTGGGGCTCGCCGCCTGA
- a CDS encoding DEAD/DEAH box helicase, with the protein MTLPVALSGSDVIGQAKTGTGKTLGFGLPLLERVTVPADVEAGRAKPEQLTDAPQALVVVPTRELCQQVTNDLLTAGKARNVRVLAIYGGRAYEPQVEALKKGVDIIVGTPGRLLDLAGQKKLDLSHIRALVLDEADEMLDLGFLPDVERIMNMLPPKRQTMLFSATMPGAVIGLARRYMSQPTHISATSPDDEGATVKNIAQHVFRAHNMDKPELVSRILQADGRGLAMIFCRTKRTAADIAEQLEKRGFASGAVHGDLGQGAREQALRAFRNGKVDVLVCTDVAARGIDVEGVTHVINYQTPEDEKTYLHRVGRTGRAGNKGIAVTLVDWDDIPRWKLINKALDLPFDEPEETYSTSPHLYEILSIPSGTKGILPRADRTRAGLRAEEVEDLGETGGRGRKSAPAAAAAAVVEDRPARTRTPRQRRRTRGGSDLGADAVETPVTEAPVTPAETPDAVEGAEARTPRRRRRTRAVVPSTAASTATAVAEAPVVAEAVEVSEAVEAPKARTRTRSRAAKATEVSEAVTTVEVAKAVEAAPAKKAVRKRTVKVTAPAPEADELPAKRPTRTRAPRAKSAPVAEATQVVEAPVRPRLKRPVRARVSAEPEVDFQMAPMPEPEPTRPLRRTASTRSSSAKPKVEKATASADGAEAKPRRRRAPRKPAES; encoded by the coding sequence ATGACGCTCCCCGTCGCGCTTTCGGGCAGCGACGTCATCGGCCAGGCCAAGACCGGTACGGGCAAGACCCTCGGTTTCGGTCTGCCGCTCCTTGAGCGCGTCACCGTTCCCGCAGACGTCGAGGCGGGCCGGGCCAAGCCCGAGCAGCTCACCGACGCCCCGCAGGCCCTCGTCGTCGTACCGACCCGCGAGCTGTGCCAGCAGGTCACCAACGACCTCCTCACCGCGGGCAAGGCGCGCAACGTGCGCGTCCTCGCGATCTACGGCGGCCGTGCGTACGAGCCGCAGGTCGAGGCCCTCAAGAAGGGCGTCGACATCATCGTCGGCACCCCGGGCCGCCTGCTCGACCTGGCAGGACAGAAGAAGCTCGATCTGTCCCACATCCGCGCCCTCGTCCTCGACGAGGCCGACGAGATGCTGGACCTCGGCTTCCTGCCGGACGTCGAGCGCATCATGAACATGCTGCCGCCCAAGCGGCAGACCATGCTCTTCTCCGCGACCATGCCCGGCGCCGTCATCGGCCTGGCCCGTCGCTACATGTCGCAGCCCACGCACATCAGCGCCACCTCGCCGGACGACGAGGGCGCGACCGTCAAGAACATCGCGCAGCACGTCTTCCGCGCCCACAACATGGACAAGCCGGAGCTCGTCTCCCGCATCCTCCAGGCCGACGGCCGCGGCCTCGCGATGATCTTCTGCCGTACGAAGCGGACCGCCGCGGACATCGCCGAGCAGCTGGAGAAGCGCGGCTTCGCGTCCGGCGCCGTGCACGGCGACCTCGGCCAGGGCGCCCGCGAGCAGGCGCTGCGCGCCTTCCGCAACGGCAAGGTCGACGTGCTGGTCTGCACCGACGTCGCCGCTCGCGGCATCGACGTCGAGGGCGTGACGCACGTCATCAACTACCAGACCCCCGAGGACGAGAAGACCTACCTGCACCGCGTGGGCCGCACCGGCCGCGCGGGCAACAAGGGCATCGCCGTCACCCTCGTGGACTGGGACGACATCCCGCGCTGGAAGCTCATCAACAAGGCGCTGGACCTGCCCTTCGACGAGCCGGAGGAGACGTACTCCACGTCTCCCCACCTCTACGAGATCCTCTCCATCCCCAGCGGCACGAAGGGCATACTGCCCCGGGCCGACCGCACCCGCGCCGGACTGCGCGCGGAAGAGGTCGAGGACCTGGGCGAGACGGGCGGCCGAGGCCGCAAGTCGGCTCCGGCCGCCGCGGCCGCCGCTGTCGTCGAGGACCGCCCGGCCCGTACGCGCACCCCGCGCCAGCGGCGCAGGACGCGCGGCGGCTCGGACCTCGGGGCGGACGCCGTCGAGACGCCCGTGACCGAAGCTCCGGTCACTCCGGCCGAGACTCCGGACGCCGTCGAGGGTGCCGAGGCGCGGACGCCGCGTCGTCGTCGCCGGACGCGGGCGGTGGTCCCTTCGACCGCCGCTTCGACCGCCACCGCGGTGGCGGAGGCTCCCGTCGTCGCCGAGGCGGTAGAGGTGTCCGAGGCCGTCGAGGCCCCGAAGGCGCGTACCCGTACGCGCAGCCGGGCCGCGAAGGCGACCGAGGTCTCCGAGGCCGTCACGACCGTGGAGGTGGCGAAGGCCGTCGAGGCCGCTCCCGCGAAGAAGGCCGTACGGAAGCGGACCGTCAAGGTCACCGCTCCGGCGCCGGAGGCCGACGAGCTCCCGGCGAAGCGCCCCACCCGGACCCGCGCGCCGCGCGCCAAGTCCGCACCGGTCGCCGAGGCGACGCAGGTGGTCGAGGCGCCGGTACGTCCGCGACTGAAGCGTCCGGTGCGGGCGCGGGTGTCGGCGGAGCCGGAGGTCGACTTCCAGATGGCCCCGATGCCGGAGCCCGAGCCGACGCGCCCGCTCCGCCGGACGGCGTCGACGCGTTCGTCGTCGGCGAAGCCGAAGGTGGAGAAGGCTACGGCTTCCGCCGATGGCGCGGAGGCGAAGCCGAGGCGGCGACGCGCCCCGCGCAAGCCCGCGGAGAGCTGA
- a CDS encoding alpha/beta fold hydrolase produces the protein MSRPSSFTPPPGVHATPLRTERGTFAVLEAVPDTGTPRGTVLLLPGFTGSKEDFIAVLRPLAEAGHRAVAVDGRGQYESEGPREDESPYAQGELALDVLAQAEALGGGGPLHLLGHSLGGQIARAAAILDPAPFRSLTLMSSGPAEVDPVQQQKIALLSEALGFMGMGEVWDAMQAMEAPAPEEAKEAAAESHDTELEAALRRRWLMHSPAQLTATGRALTREPDRVAELRATGLPLHVVSGTVDDTWPVPLLDDMAVRLDAHRTVIKDSGHSPNTDNPGETAQALVDFWSRC, from the coding sequence ATGAGTAGGCCGTCGAGTTTCACGCCGCCCCCCGGCGTCCACGCCACCCCCCTCCGCACGGAGCGCGGCACCTTCGCCGTACTGGAAGCCGTACCGGACACCGGGACGCCGCGCGGCACCGTCCTGCTGCTGCCGGGGTTCACCGGGAGCAAGGAGGACTTCATCGCCGTTCTGCGCCCCCTCGCCGAGGCCGGTCACCGCGCCGTCGCCGTGGACGGCCGAGGACAGTACGAGTCCGAAGGTCCACGAGAGGACGAATCCCCTTACGCGCAAGGGGAGTTGGCACTCGACGTCCTCGCGCAGGCCGAAGCCCTGGGCGGCGGAGGCCCCCTCCACCTCCTCGGCCACTCCCTCGGCGGCCAGATCGCCCGCGCCGCCGCGATCCTCGATCCGGCCCCGTTCCGCTCGCTGACGCTCATGTCGTCGGGCCCCGCCGAGGTCGACCCGGTGCAGCAGCAGAAGATCGCACTGCTCTCCGAGGCCCTCGGCTTCATGGGCATGGGCGAGGTCTGGGACGCCATGCAGGCCATGGAAGCCCCGGCCCCGGAGGAGGCGAAGGAGGCGGCGGCGGAGTCGCACGACACGGAGCTGGAGGCCGCGCTGCGACGTCGCTGGCTGATGCACAGCCCGGCCCAGTTGACCGCGACCGGGCGCGCGCTCACCCGGGAGCCCGACCGGGTCGCCGAGCTGCGCGCCACCGGGCTGCCCCTGCACGTCGTGTCCGGGACGGTGGACGACACCTGGCCGGTCCCGCTCCTCGACGACATGGCCGTACGCCTCGACGCGCACCGCACCGTGATCAAGGACTCGGGCCACTCCCCCAACACCGACAACCCGGGGGAGACGGCTCAAGCCCTCGTCGACTTCTGGTCGCGGTGCTAG
- a CDS encoding NYN domain-containing protein translates to MDDAQPSGSQDPTDLARISARLDRTNELLTRMLAEVAKTPSTHAIFVDAGYVYAAAGLLVTGTEDRRSFDLDAEGLIEAFIDKARTIFADSRLLRVYWYDGARRRIHTTEQQSIAELPDVKVRLGNLNANNQQKGVDSLIRTDLESLARHRAISDAALVGGDEDLVSAVEAAQGYGARVHLWGIEAGDGRNQAEPLLWEVDSQRTFDLDFCKPYVTRRPVSTYEQENGPTPKREEVRFLGAQIAAKWLSERGRQELGELLPGRPYLPGPVDQELLVEAERMLQRSLRGHSDLRRSLRDGFWQHLQSQY, encoded by the coding sequence ATGGACGACGCACAGCCTTCGGGCTCCCAAGACCCCACCGACCTCGCCAGGATCTCCGCCCGCCTGGACCGCACCAACGAGCTGCTCACCCGCATGCTCGCCGAGGTCGCCAAGACACCCTCCACCCACGCGATCTTCGTGGACGCGGGCTACGTCTACGCGGCGGCCGGACTGCTGGTCACCGGCACCGAGGACCGGCGTTCCTTCGACCTGGACGCCGAGGGCCTGATCGAGGCATTCATCGACAAGGCGCGCACCATCTTCGCGGACAGCCGACTGCTGCGCGTGTACTGGTACGACGGTGCGCGGCGCCGCATCCACACCACCGAGCAGCAGTCCATCGCCGAACTCCCCGACGTCAAGGTCCGCCTCGGCAACCTCAACGCCAACAACCAGCAGAAGGGCGTCGACTCCCTGATCCGCACGGACCTCGAATCCCTCGCCAGACACCGCGCGATCAGTGACGCGGCGCTGGTCGGTGGCGACGAGGACCTCGTCTCGGCGGTCGAGGCGGCGCAGGGCTACGGGGCGCGCGTCCACCTCTGGGGCATCGAGGCCGGTGACGGCCGCAACCAGGCCGAGCCGCTGCTCTGGGAGGTCGACAGCCAGCGCACCTTCGACCTCGACTTCTGCAAGCCGTACGTCACGCGCCGCCCGGTCTCCACGTACGAGCAGGAGAACGGCCCCACGCCCAAGCGCGAGGAGGTCCGCTTCCTGGGCGCCCAGATCGCCGCGAAGTGGCTGTCCGAGCGGGGGCGGCAGGAGCTGGGCGAACTCCTGCCGGGGCGGCCCTACCTTCCCGGCCCGGTCGACCAAGAGCTGCTGGTCGAGGCCGAGCGCATGCTCCAGCGCTCCCTGCGGGGCCACTCCGACCTGCGGCGTTCGCTGCGGGACGGGTTCTGGCAGCACCTCCAGTCGCAGTACTAG